The proteins below come from a single Rhodohalobacter sp. SW132 genomic window:
- a CDS encoding cyanophycinase, whose protein sequence is MYKLSTITSFLIFLFISMSVHQSFSQNLVIAGGGGLSDEIRLHLLSLSEKEQPNVLIIPHATAEDNWTARGEQQTEVFNTLGAEHVSVLELDNREEAIRLIERSDVIWMPGGSQQRLMNALVEAGVADAVRQHVASGIPTGGTSAGAAIMSKTMIANSERDEETGALLPVMSEGLGFWEEVIIDQHFSERNRLERLEYAVENHPGYVGIGIDEGTAVVFDGSQFKVIGEGTVTVVSNTGSSVDVRVLDSGVTVNTEGFSGLQKPFKDEVFALADKEIVQQAFRFIKEYDDQTVANQIHITEIPAPPFSEERRAARYAEMMREFGLTDVTIDEEGNALGRRPGRSGDRTIVFSAHLDTVFPEETDVTVTVRNDTLFAPGISDDGRGLTTLLTVLKTMEELGIETEDDILFVGTVGEEGLGDLRGVKYLFREDGPQIDAFISVDGSHGTRIVNQALGSYRYRVTFNGTGGHSWGAFGTANPAHALGRAIHHFDEMASEYVAEGPRTSYNVGRIGGGTSVNSVPFSNWMEVDMRSVDQARLYDMDEILKTAVQRGVDEANEVRTRGGELSADLDMIGKRPSGDIAPSVPFIQRAKAATVYFGDDYVLRRSSTDSNVSISLGIPSMTLGGGGSSGGAHSLDEWWYNNEGHKGIQRAFLILLSEVKLAE, encoded by the coding sequence ATGTATAAGCTTTCAACAATCACTTCCTTCCTGATTTTCCTCTTTATATCAATGAGTGTACATCAGAGCTTTTCCCAGAACCTGGTGATTGCAGGAGGAGGAGGCCTTTCTGATGAAATTCGTCTCCATCTCCTGTCCCTTAGTGAAAAGGAACAGCCAAATGTACTGATTATTCCACATGCCACTGCTGAGGACAACTGGACTGCCCGCGGTGAACAGCAAACGGAAGTGTTCAACACATTAGGAGCTGAACATGTTTCGGTTTTGGAGCTGGATAACCGGGAAGAAGCGATAAGGCTGATTGAAAGGAGTGACGTGATCTGGATGCCGGGCGGAAGCCAGCAGCGGCTGATGAACGCATTGGTTGAAGCCGGTGTGGCCGATGCCGTGAGGCAGCATGTGGCATCGGGGATCCCAACGGGAGGAACCAGTGCCGGTGCGGCAATAATGAGTAAAACGATGATCGCCAACAGCGAGCGTGATGAGGAGACAGGGGCTCTCTTGCCAGTGATGTCGGAAGGGCTGGGATTTTGGGAAGAGGTGATCATCGATCAGCACTTTTCAGAACGAAACCGTCTCGAACGCCTGGAGTATGCTGTTGAAAACCATCCCGGGTATGTTGGGATCGGTATTGATGAAGGCACTGCTGTTGTGTTTGATGGAAGCCAATTTAAGGTGATTGGAGAAGGCACGGTTACGGTGGTTTCCAATACAGGCAGCAGTGTTGATGTCAGGGTTTTAGATAGCGGAGTAACGGTCAATACGGAAGGTTTTTCAGGGCTTCAAAAACCATTCAAAGATGAAGTTTTTGCTTTGGCCGACAAAGAGATAGTTCAGCAGGCATTCCGTTTTATAAAAGAGTATGACGATCAAACTGTGGCCAACCAGATTCACATCACGGAAATACCTGCACCCCCTTTTTCGGAAGAACGTCGTGCGGCAAGGTATGCGGAAATGATGCGTGAATTTGGCCTTACTGATGTAACCATTGATGAAGAGGGTAACGCCCTTGGCAGGCGCCCGGGCCGATCGGGTGACCGAACCATCGTCTTTTCTGCCCATCTCGATACTGTTTTCCCTGAGGAGACCGATGTGACCGTAACCGTTCGCAACGATACACTTTTTGCGCCTGGAATTTCCGACGATGGAAGGGGGCTTACTACGCTGCTCACTGTGCTAAAAACCATGGAAGAACTGGGTATCGAAACCGAAGATGATATCCTCTTTGTCGGTACAGTGGGCGAAGAGGGTCTCGGTGATCTGAGAGGTGTGAAATACCTGTTCAGGGAAGACGGCCCTCAAATTGATGCGTTTATTTCTGTGGATGGAAGCCACGGCACGCGAATTGTTAACCAGGCCCTCGGGTCGTACCGGTATCGGGTTACCTTTAATGGCACCGGCGGACACTCCTGGGGTGCTTTTGGCACTGCAAATCCGGCGCATGCCCTCGGTCGTGCCATACATCATTTTGATGAAATGGCATCCGAATATGTAGCTGAGGGTCCGCGCACAAGCTATAATGTGGGCCGGATCGGGGGAGGGACTTCCGTCAACTCCGTACCGTTTTCAAACTGGATGGAGGTGGATATGCGCTCGGTTGATCAGGCCCGGCTGTATGATATGGATGAAATTCTTAAAACAGCGGTTCAGCGTGGAGTTGATGAAGCCAATGAAGTTCGTACCCGGGGTGGTGAGTTGTCTGCTGATCTGGATATGATCGGAAAGAGGCCTTCGGGAGATATTGCCCCGTCTGTTCCATTTATCCAGAGAGCCAAAGCAGCAACCGTCTATTTTGGTGATGACTATGTATTACGCCGCTCTTCAACCGATTCGAATGTATCGATTTCTTTGGGAATCCCATCCATGACACTTGGCGGAGGTGGCAGCAGCGGTGGCGCTCACTCCCTTGATGAATGGTGGTACAATAATGA